In a genomic window of Nostoc sp. UHCC 0870:
- a CDS encoding diflavin flavoprotein, whose translation MPQTKPRDIQVMPIGTDTIIVRSRSWTRLRFEIEYALAKGTTANSYVIQGDKVALIDPPGETFTQIYLEALQQRIDVKTIDYVILGHVNPNRATTLKALLELAPQITFVCSNPGAINLRGALENQELPILVMRGDENLDLGKGHDLQFIPIPNPRYADALCTYDPETEILYSDKLFAAHICGDQVFDEGWQSINEDRRYYFDCVIAPHAKQVETALDKLADLPVRMYATGHGPIVRYGLIELTHAYREWIQQQASADLTVALIYASAYGNTATLAQAIARGITKAGVAVESINCEFTEPEEIRAAVENSAGFVIGSPTLGGHAPTPVQTALGIVLSTATNNKLAGVFGSFGWSGEAVDLIESKLKDAGYRFGFDAIRVKFKPNDATLQLCEEAGTDFAQTLKKAKKVRASSQPATNVEQAVGRIVGSLCVVTAKQGDISSAMLASWVAQASFNPPGLTIAVAKDRAVESLTHSGDKFVLNILKEGNHLGLMKQFLKPFSPAQDRFADVATEEAENGSPILKDALAYLECSVQNRLESSDHWLVYATVENGKVLNQDGVTAVHHRKSGNHY comes from the coding sequence ATGCCACAAACTAAACCCCGCGACATTCAAGTCATGCCCATTGGCACTGATACTATAATTGTGCGATCGCGTAGTTGGACAAGATTAAGATTTGAAATTGAATATGCTCTCGCCAAGGGTACAACTGCTAATTCTTATGTAATTCAAGGTGATAAAGTTGCACTGATTGACCCCCCAGGAGAAACCTTCACGCAAATTTACCTGGAAGCTTTACAGCAAAGGATTGATGTCAAAACCATTGATTATGTCATTCTTGGTCACGTTAACCCCAATCGTGCCACCACATTAAAAGCATTGCTGGAACTCGCACCACAAATTACTTTCGTTTGTTCCAATCCAGGGGCAATTAATTTGCGGGGTGCGTTAGAAAATCAGGAATTGCCAATTCTCGTCATGCGGGGGGATGAAAACCTAGATTTAGGCAAAGGTCATGATTTGCAATTTATCCCCATACCCAACCCCCGTTATGCAGATGCACTCTGCACCTACGACCCCGAAACAGAAATTCTCTATTCAGATAAATTATTTGCAGCGCATATTTGCGGTGATCAAGTATTTGATGAAGGTTGGCAATCTATCAACGAAGACCGCCGCTATTATTTCGATTGTGTGATTGCACCCCACGCTAAACAAGTAGAAACAGCACTAGATAAACTCGCTGATTTACCTGTGCGGATGTACGCCACCGGACACGGGCCGATAGTCCGTTACGGTTTAATTGAACTTACCCACGCCTATAGAGAATGGATTCAACAGCAAGCCTCGGCTGACTTGACAGTAGCATTGATTTATGCTTCAGCTTATGGAAATACAGCAACATTAGCTCAGGCGATCGCACGGGGAATTACTAAAGCGGGTGTGGCAGTAGAATCAATTAACTGCGAATTTACCGAACCAGAAGAAATCCGGGCGGCTGTGGAAAATTCGGCTGGTTTTGTCATTGGTTCGCCTACCCTTGGCGGCCATGCACCTACACCAGTGCAAACAGCGTTAGGAATTGTCTTATCCACCGCCACTAACAATAAACTTGCGGGTGTGTTTGGTTCATTTGGTTGGAGTGGGGAAGCAGTTGATTTAATTGAAAGCAAACTCAAAGATGCTGGTTATCGGTTTGGTTTTGATGCTATTCGCGTGAAATTCAAACCCAACGATGCAACTTTGCAATTGTGTGAAGAAGCCGGAACTGACTTTGCTCAAACCCTGAAGAAAGCTAAAAAAGTTCGTGCATCCAGCCAACCCGCCACCAACGTAGAACAAGCCGTGGGGCGAATTGTCGGTTCTTTATGTGTTGTCACCGCCAAACAAGGGGATATTTCCAGCGCGATGTTAGCCTCTTGGGTAGCGCAAGCTAGCTTTAATCCTCCTGGTTTAACTATTGCTGTTGCTAAAGATAGAGCAGTGGAAAGCCTAACACACTCAGGTGATAAATTTGTCCTTAACATACTCAAAGAAGGCAATCACTTGGGATTGATGAAACAGTTCCTCAAACCCTTTAGCCCCGCACAAGACCGATTTGCTGATGTCGCCACTGAAGAAGCGGAAAACGGCAGTCCTATACTTAAGGATGCTTTAGCATACTTGGAATGTTCAGTACAAAACCGCCTGGAATCAAGCGATCATTGGTTGGTTTATGCGACTGTCGAGAATGGCAAAGTGCTAAATCAAGATGGCGTGACGGCTGTACATCACCGGAAATCAGGGAATCATTATTAA
- a CDS encoding Uma2 family endonuclease: protein MDTVVINLEPAVRLTDEQFYQICMANRDLSLELNAQGELIIVPPVGGESGSHEARLITDLEIWNRQTKLGVVFSSSTIFRLPNGAKRSPDAAWIKLSRWEALTIEEREKFPPLVPDFLIELRSKSDRLKSLQDKMQEYIENGLRLGWLIKPQDGEVEIYRQGQLKELVKMPSLLFGEDVLPGFELQV, encoded by the coding sequence ATGGATACTGTTGTAATAAATTTAGAGCCAGCAGTTCGCCTCACTGATGAGCAGTTTTATCAAATCTGCATGGCGAATCGGGATTTAAGCCTAGAACTGAATGCCCAAGGAGAACTGATTATTGTGCCACCAGTAGGCGGAGAAAGTGGAAGTCATGAAGCTAGGCTAATTACTGATTTAGAAATTTGGAATCGCCAAACAAAATTAGGAGTAGTTTTCAGTTCCTCGACAATATTCCGGCTACCGAACGGAGCAAAACGATCGCCTGATGCAGCTTGGATAAAATTGTCACGATGGGAAGCACTTACTATTGAGGAACGGGAAAAATTTCCGCCATTAGTGCCAGATTTTTTAATTGAACTGAGATCAAAGAGCGATCGCCTTAAGTCTCTCCAAGATAAGATGCAGGAATATATTGAGAATGGCTTGCGCTTAGGCTGGTTAATTAAACCTCAAGATGGAGAGGTGGAAATTTACCGTCAGGGACAGCTAAAAGAATTAGTGAAAATGCCAAGTCTACTTTTTGGTGAAGATGTTTTACCTGGGTTCGAGTTACAGGTATAG
- a CDS encoding choice-of-anchor I family protein has product MSIKKLISLLAPSAILLGAMATPAAALTLKPIGTYNTGIFVGGGAEIPTYDPLTQRLFVTNASTNTIDIINISDPTKPSLFKTLDITTYGGGANSIAFKNGLLVAAVEASTKQNNGQAVFFNANGDFLNSVTVGALPDMLTFTPDGTRVLVANEGEPNSYNQADSVDPEGSVSIINLADFSVINAGFTQFNSQIDQLRAAGVRIFGPNATFAQDVEPEYITVSEDSTKAWVALQENNAIAILDLINNEFTDIIPLGFKDHSLPGNGIDASDRDNAINIANWSVWGMYQPDGIASYQVNGETYIVTANEGDARDYDGFSEEVRVGNNAYQLDPTAFPNAAVLKQNANLGRLTVTTTLGDEDSDGDFEKIYAFGGRSFSIWKSDKDTGKLSLVYDSGDDFEQITAQLLPDFFNSNHEESNSFDNRSDNKGPEPEDVKIAEINGRFYAFVGLERVGGVMVYDITDPIKPTFVEYVNNRDFNVSPTIDGKTNPAVGDLGVEGLLFISAKDSPNGKPLLVTANEVSGTTTIFSIDDGIKSVPEPGTIFGLLAAAAMGMLKFKRQN; this is encoded by the coding sequence ATGTCTATCAAAAAGCTTATCAGCCTACTAGCTCCATCTGCTATTTTGTTAGGAGCAATGGCAACTCCAGCAGCAGCATTGACGCTCAAACCTATTGGTACTTACAACACAGGTATCTTCGTTGGAGGGGGAGCAGAAATCCCGACTTATGATCCTCTGACTCAAAGACTGTTTGTAACCAATGCAAGCACTAACACTATTGACATCATCAATATTAGTGACCCAACTAAGCCTTCATTATTTAAGACTCTTGATATTACTACCTATGGTGGTGGGGCTAATAGCATCGCCTTCAAGAATGGCTTGTTAGTAGCAGCAGTGGAAGCATCTACCAAGCAAAATAATGGTCAGGCTGTATTTTTTAACGCCAATGGTGATTTCTTAAATTCTGTCACAGTGGGAGCGTTACCTGATATGCTCACCTTTACACCTGATGGAACTCGTGTGTTAGTAGCTAACGAGGGTGAACCAAATAGTTACAATCAAGCCGATAGCGTTGACCCAGAAGGCTCAGTGAGTATTATTAATCTTGCTGATTTTAGTGTAATTAACGCTGGCTTTACCCAATTTAACAGCCAGATTGATCAGCTACGAGCTGCGGGAGTGAGAATCTTTGGCCCTAATGCTACTTTTGCTCAAGATGTAGAACCAGAATATATCACTGTTTCTGAAGATTCTACTAAAGCTTGGGTGGCTTTGCAGGAAAATAATGCGATCGCCATCCTCGACTTGATCAATAATGAGTTTACAGACATTATCCCTTTAGGTTTCAAGGATCATAGCCTACCAGGAAATGGTATTGATGCAAGCGATCGCGATAATGCTATCAACATTGCTAACTGGTCTGTCTGGGGGATGTACCAACCCGATGGTATAGCCTCCTACCAAGTCAACGGTGAAACTTACATTGTCACAGCTAATGAAGGTGATGCTCGTGACTACGATGGTTTTAGTGAAGAAGTGAGAGTGGGTAATAATGCTTATCAACTCGACCCCACCGCTTTCCCTAATGCTGCTGTTTTAAAACAAAATGCAAATCTAGGACGCTTAACAGTCACGACAACTCTTGGTGATGAGGATAGTGATGGTGATTTTGAAAAGATTTACGCTTTTGGTGGTCGTTCCTTCTCAATTTGGAAATCGGATAAAGATACAGGCAAACTTAGCCTAGTCTATGACAGTGGCGACGACTTTGAGCAAATCACCGCCCAATTGTTACCTGACTTCTTTAACTCTAATCATGAAGAGAGCAACTCATTTGATAACCGCAGCGACAACAAAGGCCCAGAACCAGAAGATGTCAAAATAGCCGAAATTAACGGTCGCTTTTACGCCTTCGTTGGATTAGAGCGCGTTGGGGGTGTGATGGTTTATGATATCACCGACCCAATTAAACCTACTTTTGTTGAATACGTTAACAATCGTGATTTCAACGTTAGTCCAACCATAGATGGTAAAACTAATCCCGCAGTGGGAGACTTAGGAGTAGAAGGGCTTCTCTTCATTTCAGCCAAAGATAGCCCCAATGGTAAACCTTTGTTGGTGACAGCCAATGAGGTTAGTGGAACTACAACTATTTTCTCAATTGATGATGGGATAAAATCTGTACCTGAGCCTGGAACTATCTTTGGTTTATTAGCTGCTGCTGCAATGGGTATGCTGAAATTTAAGCGTCAAAACTAA
- a CDS encoding phycobiliprotein lyase → MISPLKIAHTADESQIIEFFRESVGQWLSERRYYTLPDGDTKEIQSMITIRFLEPGCDELQKLAQIHDLNDAVMLICGAEVNWSSTDTLKNRKESQGSTLFGALGSTLYRDRGFATSKPVTANYSFPNPKTLCLRTEYNGSVFEEELKLVGSKYRTRQTIISRAGEQLMIGQYLEKRID, encoded by the coding sequence GTGATATCACCGTTAAAAATTGCACATACTGCTGACGAATCCCAAATCATCGAATTTTTCCGAGAATCAGTTGGTCAGTGGCTCTCAGAAAGGCGTTACTATACTCTTCCAGACGGTGACACTAAAGAAATACAGAGTATGATCACCATCCGATTTTTAGAACCAGGATGTGATGAATTGCAAAAACTGGCTCAAATACATGATTTAAATGATGCAGTGATGTTAATTTGCGGTGCTGAAGTTAACTGGTCTAGCACAGACACCCTCAAAAATCGCAAGGAGTCCCAAGGGTCTACATTATTTGGGGCTTTAGGAAGCACATTATATCGCGATCGCGGTTTTGCTACATCTAAGCCAGTCACCGCCAATTATTCTTTCCCCAACCCAAAAACTCTATGTCTGCGGACAGAGTATAACGGTTCAGTCTTTGAGGAAGAGTTAAAGTTAGTTGGTAGTAAATATCGCACCAGACAAACCATTATTTCCCGCGCTGGGGAACAGTTGATGATTGGTCAGTATTTAGAAAAGCGCATAGATTAA
- a CDS encoding efflux RND transporter periplasmic adaptor subunit, giving the protein MKQQTYTPIGQLINTHSNCSVENHTQKSRVSYFLFIACLFSMGILTASCGSLPKESATAQPQQNTRGGGGQATPVDVAIARIDRLQPQIEYTGTTTPFQIISLRSQAEGRLLSLNSDVGDTVKKGQTVGRLDDTLLLTNLKQAEAELAALQSEVARAKTQVSNARAEVERARLELVQAQADANRQQKLFKEGAISEQLAEQANTKAQTAAQALRATEEQVRTAQQAVAAAQGRVFAQKAVLAQAQERRSYTRLTSPLTGVVTEKVTEPGNLLQAGGEALKIGDFSRIKVVVQVSELELSQIQVGQSVQVRLDAFPQEKLIGRVTRISPTADATARLIPVEVVIPNSNNNIGSGLLARVNFAPQTPQRVVVSQTALQKSAKITPPGEVEEQNGKLYVVKDSEGKTKVTARAVTLGKKADGKVEILSGLQPGDRYVVRSGKPLKDGETVRLSILSDK; this is encoded by the coding sequence ATGAAGCAACAAACTTACACGCCTATTGGGCAGTTAATTAATACACACTCTAATTGTAGTGTAGAAAATCATACGCAAAAAAGTAGGGTTTCCTATTTCTTATTTATAGCTTGTCTATTCAGCATGGGTATATTAACTGCTAGTTGTGGCTCTTTACCAAAAGAATCAGCGACAGCACAGCCTCAGCAAAATACCAGAGGCGGCGGTGGTCAAGCAACACCAGTAGATGTAGCCATTGCCCGGATAGATAGATTGCAACCACAAATAGAATATACAGGTACAACCACACCATTCCAAATCATATCGTTGCGATCGCAAGCAGAAGGCAGGCTGTTATCTTTAAACTCAGATGTTGGCGATACAGTCAAAAAAGGTCAAACCGTTGGTCGATTAGATGACACCCTACTATTAACAAACTTAAAACAAGCCGAAGCTGAACTAGCAGCCTTGCAATCAGAAGTAGCCAGGGCTAAGACCCAAGTCAGTAACGCCCGTGCAGAAGTAGAAAGAGCGCGACTAGAGTTAGTCCAAGCCCAAGCAGATGCTAACCGCCAACAGAAATTATTCAAAGAAGGGGCAATCTCTGAACAGCTTGCGGAACAAGCAAACACCAAAGCTCAGACAGCAGCCCAAGCACTGCGGGCTACCGAAGAGCAAGTCCGCACCGCACAACAAGCCGTAGCCGCAGCCCAAGGTAGAGTATTCGCCCAAAAAGCAGTATTAGCCCAAGCACAAGAACGCAGATCATACACTCGTTTGACATCTCCCCTCACTGGTGTAGTCACCGAAAAAGTCACAGAGCCAGGAAATCTTTTACAAGCAGGTGGCGAAGCTTTAAAAATTGGTGACTTTAGCCGGATTAAAGTTGTTGTGCAAGTTTCCGAATTAGAATTGAGTCAAATTCAAGTAGGGCAATCTGTACAAGTCCGCTTAGATGCCTTCCCCCAGGAAAAATTAATTGGTAGAGTCACCCGCATTTCTCCCACCGCCGATGCTACAGCCCGCTTAATCCCAGTAGAGGTGGTGATTCCCAACAGTAACAACAATATCGGTAGTGGGTTACTAGCAAGAGTAAATTTTGCCCCCCAAACACCACAGCGAGTAGTGGTGTCACAGACAGCCTTGCAAAAGTCAGCTAAAATCACACCCCCAGGCGAAGTAGAAGAACAGAATGGGAAACTTTATGTAGTGAAAGACTCAGAAGGTAAAACCAAAGTCACAGCGCGCGCTGTCACCCTAGGGAAAAAAGCTGATGGTAAAGTGGAAATTTTATCTGGCTTACAACCAGGCGATCGCTATGTCGTTCGTAGTGGAAAACCTTTAAAAGATGGGGAAACTGTACGTCTTTCAATTCTTTCAGATAAGTGA
- a CDS encoding efflux RND transporter permease subunit, which translates to MQQVNKSGGFSISAISIRQHIGTLMLTLAVIVLGIFFVIKLPVDLLPSITYPRIGIRIQAPGVSPEVAIDEVTKPLEEAFSATEGVIQVFSQTREGQVSIDLYFQPGGNIDQALNDATAAFNRARSTLPDSIESPRLFKVDPSQLPVYEFALTSPSLTGVDLRVFAEEELARELGVVPGVAGVAVSGGLQEEIRVNLDLDRLQALGIGLTDVLDDLRDRNQDISGGRILGANSEQLTRTVGRFQNADEIKNLSFEVSTPATSTQSPIPNRRVYLRDFAEVIDGSEQQRIYVSLNGEPAVKVSIQKQPDANTISVVDGVKTRLEQLQQSGVIEEGTIMTPTLDESKFIRNSIANVTTSGLIGTALAAIAVLLFLGSLRQTFIIVVAIPLATLAAIILMGIFGLTLNVFSLGGLALGVGIVVDNSIVMLENIAEGVGMTPGKDNQSRLRPKQLIAQAEQSSREVESALIASTSTNLVAVLPFLLIGGFIALLFNELILTISFSVATSIVIAATVVPMLASRMLGWQVSSSLSEFWLLRQFNRSFEAATRMYAGFLKMILRWRLVTIAIAIILFGGGSLWMSPQIPQQILPRINTGQANLFAQFPPGTPLETNRKVMSAVEEILRQQPETEYVFSTAGGALFGTSTNANPLRGTSNITLKPGSNIDAYVERVTQAFNKLNLAGIRLRLSPGQVRGLILNNSPVRNADVDIILQGNSSQALEQAGRQVLAALEERATLTRFRPDADDRQPEIQIRPDWERVAALGLTTQDIGNTIQTALEGSIPTQLQRDNRLVDVRVQLNESSVQTPSQLQRLPLFVDSNRQVRLSDVAQIVEDQAPGEIQRINQRQVVIFAGNLAEEASLSDALIQVEAVLDSLDLPEGVSILPSTAATSNQELQSSLQILGGLATFLVFVVMAVQYNSLIDPLAIMFTIPLALAGGIFGLYLTQTAIGATVIVGAVLLVGIVVNNAIIMVELANQIREREQIDRKTAILQAAPQRLRPILMTTITTVLGMFPLALGIGEGSEFLQPLGVVVFSGLSLATLLTLFIIPCFYTLLHDLLGGSWIKSISLWLRLWRRKLNKV; encoded by the coding sequence ATGCAGCAAGTTAATAAAAGTGGTGGATTTAGTATCAGTGCCATATCCATTCGCCAACATATTGGCACACTGATGCTAACCTTAGCAGTAATAGTTTTGGGTATCTTTTTCGTTATTAAACTACCCGTAGACTTATTACCTTCAATTACCTACCCCCGTATTGGTATACGCATACAAGCACCTGGTGTCTCCCCAGAGGTAGCAATTGATGAAGTCACCAAACCTCTAGAAGAAGCTTTTTCTGCTACTGAGGGTGTGATACAAGTTTTTTCTCAAACTCGTGAAGGACAAGTAAGTATAGATTTATACTTCCAACCAGGGGGAAATATTGACCAAGCTTTAAACGATGCCACAGCTGCCTTTAATAGAGCTAGAAGCACTTTACCAGATAGCATTGAATCACCGCGCTTATTTAAAGTAGACCCTTCCCAGTTACCTGTTTACGAATTTGCATTAACTTCCCCATCCTTAACCGGGGTTGATTTGCGGGTATTTGCCGAAGAAGAACTCGCCCGTGAATTAGGTGTTGTCCCTGGAGTCGCCGGGGTAGCTGTGTCAGGAGGTTTGCAAGAAGAGATTAGAGTCAACCTTGATTTAGACCGCTTGCAAGCCTTGGGTATAGGTTTAACTGATGTCCTCGATGATTTGAGAGACCGCAACCAAGACATTTCCGGCGGTAGAATTTTGGGCGCAAATTCTGAACAACTTACCCGGACTGTAGGACGCTTTCAAAATGCGGATGAAATTAAAAACTTATCTTTTGAAGTATCTACCCCAGCAACCAGTACGCAGTCCCCAATCCCCAATCGTCGTGTCTATCTAAGAGACTTTGCCGAAGTTATCGACGGTTCAGAACAGCAAAGGATTTATGTTTCCCTCAACGGTGAACCAGCCGTCAAAGTAAGTATTCAAAAGCAGCCAGATGCAAATACTATCAGTGTAGTTGATGGGGTAAAAACACGTTTAGAACAGTTGCAACAATCTGGTGTCATCGAGGAAGGGACAATCATGACACCTACCTTAGATGAATCAAAGTTTATCCGTAATTCTATCGCCAATGTTACAACATCTGGGCTAATTGGTACAGCACTAGCCGCGATCGCAGTTCTCTTATTTCTTGGTTCTCTAAGGCAAACTTTTATTATCGTCGTTGCCATTCCCTTAGCTACCCTAGCAGCAATTATCTTGATGGGGATCTTTGGCTTAACTCTCAACGTTTTTAGTTTGGGTGGTTTAGCCTTGGGTGTGGGTATTGTCGTAGACAACTCCATCGTCATGTTAGAAAACATTGCCGAAGGTGTCGGGATGACTCCCGGTAAGGATAATCAAAGCCGTTTACGTCCAAAACAATTAATTGCTCAAGCAGAACAAAGTAGCCGAGAAGTAGAATCAGCCTTAATCGCCTCCACTAGCACCAACTTAGTAGCAGTGTTACCGTTCTTGCTCATTGGGGGCTTTATTGCTTTACTATTCAATGAATTAATTCTCACCATTAGCTTTTCGGTCGCTACTTCCATTGTGATTGCAGCTACCGTTGTGCCGATGCTCGCGTCTCGAATGTTAGGATGGCAAGTTTCGAGTTCTTTGAGTGAATTTTGGCTATTGCGGCAGTTTAATCGCAGCTTTGAAGCAGCTACCAGAATGTATGCTGGCTTCTTAAAGATGATATTACGCTGGCGGTTAGTAACGATCGCGATCGCAATTATCCTCTTTGGTGGTGGTAGCTTGTGGATGTCCCCCCAAATTCCCCAACAAATCCTCCCGCGCATCAACACAGGACAAGCCAATTTATTCGCCCAGTTTCCCCCAGGGACACCTCTAGAAACTAACCGCAAAGTTATGAGTGCGGTGGAAGAAATTCTCCGCCAACAACCAGAAACAGAATATGTTTTCTCTACAGCTGGTGGTGCATTATTTGGAACTAGTACCAATGCCAATCCCCTACGCGGTACTAGTAATATTACCCTCAAACCCGGTAGTAATATAGATGCTTACGTTGAAAGAGTCACACAAGCTTTTAACAAGTTAAATTTAGCAGGTATTCGCCTCCGCCTATCCCCAGGTCAGGTAAGAGGTTTAATCCTGAATAACTCCCCTGTCCGCAATGCTGATGTTGACATCATTCTTCAGGGTAATAGTTCACAAGCCTTAGAACAAGCTGGTCGTCAAGTTCTAGCAGCCTTAGAAGAACGTGCCACCCTAACCAGATTCCGCCCCGATGCCGATGATAGACAACCAGAAATTCAAATCCGCCCCGACTGGGAACGAGTTGCAGCTTTAGGACTAACTACCCAAGATATCGGTAACACAATTCAAACAGCCCTGGAAGGTAGCATCCCCACTCAATTACAACGGGACAATCGTTTAGTAGATGTGAGGGTGCAGTTAAATGAATCTTCAGTACAAACACCTTCTCAACTTCAGAGATTACCCTTATTTGTTGATAGTAATCGCCAAGTCCGCTTAAGCGATGTAGCCCAAATTGTCGAAGACCAAGCCCCAGGAGAGATTCAACGCATCAACCAACGCCAAGTTGTCATCTTTGCAGGCAACCTAGCAGAAGAGGCTAGCCTCAGTGATGCCTTAATACAGGTAGAAGCTGTACTAGATAGCCTAGACTTACCAGAAGGTGTCAGCATCTTACCCAGTACAGCCGCCACATCTAATCAAGAACTCCAAAGTTCACTGCAAATTCTAGGCGGATTAGCTACCTTTTTAGTATTTGTAGTCATGGCAGTGCAGTACAATTCCCTCATTGACCCCCTAGCCATTATGTTCACAATTCCCCTAGCCTTAGCTGGTGGTATTTTTGGACTTTACCTGACTCAAACTGCCATTGGTGCAACTGTCATTGTCGGTGCAGTTTTACTCGTGGGAATTGTGGTTAACAACGCTATCATCATGGTTGAATTAGCCAACCAAATCCGTGAACGAGAGCAAATCGATCGCAAAACTGCTATTTTGCAAGCTGCACCGCAAAGATTACGCCCCATTTTAATGACTACCATCACCACTGTTTTAGGTATGTTCCCCTTAGCATTAGGAATTGGGGAAGGGTCAGAATTTCTGCAACCATTGGGTGTAGTTGTGTTTTCTGGTTTATCCTTAGCAACACTCTTGACACTATTTATTATCCCTTGCTTCTATACCCTACTTCACGATTTACTAGGGGGGAGTTGGATCAAGTCAATATCTTTGTGGCTACGTCTATGGAGGAGAAAATTAAATAAAGTGTAA
- a CDS encoding sterol desaturase family protein, giving the protein MQYFLNLCYELEFFVKIAISCTIVQQVFYWFLNKTETNLIMQVILYWLVGSISFYSIGFFIEKVIKTNDSLRDKLIVRVKKVKKQSFPIFTVKGVIIGEMKALISASIILYLAPEVHRGNSLILNFGWFLMRIVVADFCFYVAHWLLHRKFLQKIHLKHHEFRDSSSFVAGHKSFIEYVIVTLTDILPIFIFGYDITQLCAWSIIGNAYNLEGHSSLSIFFIPSDFHDLHHTCFQGNYGIQGFWDRVFNTLNPPTKKRGIMFPVSLIEHRNHNK; this is encoded by the coding sequence ATGCAATATTTCTTGAATTTGTGTTATGAACTTGAGTTTTTCGTAAAAATTGCTATTAGCTGCACGATTGTTCAGCAGGTTTTTTACTGGTTTTTAAATAAAACCGAAACCAACTTGATAATGCAAGTTATTTTGTACTGGCTAGTTGGTTCTATTTCATTTTATAGTATTGGTTTTTTCATTGAAAAAGTAATCAAAACTAATGATTCTCTTAGAGATAAACTGATAGTAAGAGTTAAGAAAGTAAAAAAGCAATCATTTCCCATTTTCACTGTAAAAGGTGTCATCATAGGAGAAATGAAAGCTTTGATATCAGCATCAATAATTCTATATCTAGCCCCAGAAGTTCATAGAGGAAATAGCTTAATCCTCAATTTTGGATGGTTTTTGATGAGAATAGTAGTTGCTGATTTTTGTTTTTATGTTGCCCATTGGCTACTACACAGGAAGTTCTTGCAAAAAATCCATCTTAAACATCATGAATTTCGTGATTCCTCAAGTTTTGTGGCTGGACATAAGAGTTTTATTGAATATGTAATTGTTACGCTCACAGACATTTTACCTATATTTATATTTGGATACGACATCACTCAACTTTGTGCATGGAGCATTATAGGGAATGCTTATAATTTAGAAGGTCATAGTTCTTTGTCAATATTTTTTATTCCATCAGATTTCCATGATCTTCATCACACTTGCTTTCAGGGAAATTATGGCATTCAGGGATTTTGGGACAGAGTATTCAATACACTAAATCCTCCTACCAAGAAGCGGGGAATAATGTTTCCTGTGAGTCTTATTGAACATAGGAATCATAATAAGTAA